A stretch of Pleuronectes platessa chromosome 24, fPlePla1.1, whole genome shotgun sequence DNA encodes these proteins:
- the cdk15 gene encoding cyclin-dependent kinase 15 isoform X1 has translation MEVVCHWVRGCCCGDKEKEDEEVKQRRDEEEEEEVMMEEIRFRKSTSSTSLQPAEVGVVQSDSSHWFHTLQTRRLRVQRGRSNSDPVGGVSCEDAVTWRPGLQFGAAQSYLSLEKLGEGAYASVYKGISRINGQLVALKVIRMKTEEGVPFTAIREASLLKGLKHANIVLLHDIIHTRDSLTFVFEYVQTDLAQYMSQHPGGLHSHNIRIFMFQLLRGLYYIHSRRILHRDLKPQNLLISYLGELKLADFGLARSKSIPSHTFSSEVVTLWYRPPDVLLGSTDYSTALDMWGAGCIFIEMLQGAPAFPGITDVFEQLQRIWTVLGVPSEDSWPGVSLLPNYKPEWFHQSEPKQLRTVWKRLNQLPYKTEDLVQCMMKRVPTDRISAQESLQHAYFSTLPPPIMHLRDMVSIFKVPGVRLETEVRDIFNPGRRIKPSLLPAAMRW, from the exons atgGAGGTCGTGTGTCACTGGGTGAGGGGGTGCTGCTGTGGTGACAAGgaaaaggaggatgaggaggtgaaacagaggagggatgaagaggaggaggaggaggtcatgATGGAGGAAATAAGATTCAGAAAAAGCACGAGTTCAACATCACTTCAACCGGCTGAG GTGGGCGTGGTCCAGTCCGACTCGTCTCATTGGTTCCACACGCTTCAGACGCGACGGCTGCGTGTTCAGAGAGGACGCAGCAACAGTGACCCGGTGGGAGGAGTCAGCTGTGAGGACGCCGTCACCTGG AGACCAGGTCTTCAGTTCGGAGCAGCTCAGTCGTACCTGAGTCTGGAGAAACTGGGCGAGGGAGCGTACGCCTCAGTTTATAAAGGCATCAGCAG GATTAACGGCCAGCTGGTGGCGCTGAAGGTCATTCGTATGAAGACGGAGGAGGGTGTGCCATTTACCGCCATCAGAGAAG CGTCTCTTCTCAAAGGTCTGAAACACGCTAACATCGTCCTCCTTCATGACATCATCCACACCAGAGACTCGCTGACATTTGTCTTTGAATACGTG CAGACGGACCTGGCTCAGTACATGAGCCAACATCCTGGAGGGCTTCACTCTCATAACATCCGA ATCTTCATGTTCCAGCTGCTGCGAGGTCTCTATTACATCCACAGTCGCAGGATCCTCCACCGAGACCTGAAGCCTCAGAACCTGCTCATCAGTTACCTCGGAGAACTCAAACTAGCCGACTTCG GTCTGGCTCGGTCTAAGTCCATCCCCAGTCACACGTTCTCGTCTGAGGTGGTGACTCTGTGGTACCGCCCCCCCGACGTGCTGCTGGGATCCACAGATTACTCCACGGCACTCGACATGTG GGGGGCTGGGTGTATCTTCATCGAGATGCTGCAGGGGGCGCCGGCATTCCCAGGAATCACTGATGTGTTCGAACAGCTCCAGAGGATCTGGACG GTGCTTGGCGTCCCCTCGGAGGATTCCTGGCCTGGAGTCAGTCTGCTACCTAATTATAAACCAG AGTGGTTTCATCAGTCGGAGCCCAAACAGTTGAGGACTGTTTGGAAAAG GTTGAACCAGTTGCCATATAAGACCGAGGACCTGGTCCAGTGCATGATGAAGAGGGTTCCTACAGATCGGATCTCTGCCCAGGAGTCTCTGCAGCACGCGTACTTCAGCACGCTGCctcctcccatcatgcacctcaGAGACA tgGTGTCGATCTTCAAGGTTCCAGGTGTTCGTCTGGAGACGGAGGTCCGAGACATTTTTAATCCCGGGCGACGAATCAAACCGTCCCTGCTGCCCGCCGCCATGCGCTGGTGA
- the cdk15 gene encoding cyclin-dependent kinase 15 isoform X2, whose amino-acid sequence MEVVCHWVRGCCCGDKEKEDEEVKQRRDEEEEEEVMMEEIRFRKSTSSTSLQPAEVGVVQSDSSHWFHTLQTRRLRVQRGRSNSDPVGGVSCEDAVTWRPGLQFGAAQSYLSLEKLGEGAYASVYKGISRINGQLVALKVIRMKTEEGVPFTAIREASLLKGLKHANIVLLHDIIHTRDSLTFVFEYVQTDLAQYMSQHPGGLHSHNIRIFMFQLLRGLYYIHSRRILHRDLKPQNLLISYLGELKLADFGLARSKSIPSHTFSSEVVTLWYRPPDVLLGSTDYSTALDMWGAGCIFIEMLQGAPAFPGITDVFEQLQRIWTVLGVPSEDSWPGVSLLPNYKPEWFHQSEPKQLRTVWKS is encoded by the exons atgGAGGTCGTGTGTCACTGGGTGAGGGGGTGCTGCTGTGGTGACAAGgaaaaggaggatgaggaggtgaaacagaggagggatgaagaggaggaggaggaggtcatgATGGAGGAAATAAGATTCAGAAAAAGCACGAGTTCAACATCACTTCAACCGGCTGAG GTGGGCGTGGTCCAGTCCGACTCGTCTCATTGGTTCCACACGCTTCAGACGCGACGGCTGCGTGTTCAGAGAGGACGCAGCAACAGTGACCCGGTGGGAGGAGTCAGCTGTGAGGACGCCGTCACCTGG AGACCAGGTCTTCAGTTCGGAGCAGCTCAGTCGTACCTGAGTCTGGAGAAACTGGGCGAGGGAGCGTACGCCTCAGTTTATAAAGGCATCAGCAG GATTAACGGCCAGCTGGTGGCGCTGAAGGTCATTCGTATGAAGACGGAGGAGGGTGTGCCATTTACCGCCATCAGAGAAG CGTCTCTTCTCAAAGGTCTGAAACACGCTAACATCGTCCTCCTTCATGACATCATCCACACCAGAGACTCGCTGACATTTGTCTTTGAATACGTG CAGACGGACCTGGCTCAGTACATGAGCCAACATCCTGGAGGGCTTCACTCTCATAACATCCGA ATCTTCATGTTCCAGCTGCTGCGAGGTCTCTATTACATCCACAGTCGCAGGATCCTCCACCGAGACCTGAAGCCTCAGAACCTGCTCATCAGTTACCTCGGAGAACTCAAACTAGCCGACTTCG GTCTGGCTCGGTCTAAGTCCATCCCCAGTCACACGTTCTCGTCTGAGGTGGTGACTCTGTGGTACCGCCCCCCCGACGTGCTGCTGGGATCCACAGATTACTCCACGGCACTCGACATGTG GGGGGCTGGGTGTATCTTCATCGAGATGCTGCAGGGGGCGCCGGCATTCCCAGGAATCACTGATGTGTTCGAACAGCTCCAGAGGATCTGGACG GTGCTTGGCGTCCCCTCGGAGGATTCCTGGCCTGGAGTCAGTCTGCTACCTAATTATAAACCAG AGTGGTTTCATCAGTCGGAGCCCAAACAGTTGAGGACTGTTTGGAAAAG TTAG
- the LOC128431302 gene encoding putative claudin-24, whose product MDPRSVALELLGVLVSGGAWLCSLATTLMSTWLTLSTELLPSQSFELGLWGTCVVQDLGGLECRPYHSLLGLPPDIKLARILMCVTLGTGLLAVLLAIPGLHLVNGCGGQRDGLSCKRSLKAAAGGLCLLAGFLGLVPVSYIAHLTVVRFFDESVPDLVPRWEFGDALFCGWMAGVLHLVGGALLLTSCLRLRRHNCLGPGATGTGPGRRLVRSEYV is encoded by the coding sequence ATGGACCCGAGGTCGGTCGCTCTGGAGCTGCTGGGGGTGCTGGTGtcggggggggcctggctgtgCTCGCTGGCGACCACTCTGATGTCCACGTGGTTGACTCTGTCCACGGAGCTGCTGCCCAGCCAGAGCTTTGAGCTCGGCCTGTGGGGGACGTGCGTGGTGCAGGACCTGGGGGGGCTGGAGTGTCGACCCTACCACAGCCTGTTGGGTCTCCCCCCCGACATCAAGCTGGCCCGGATCCTGATGTGCGTGACGCTGGGCACCGGGCTGCTCGCCGTGCTGCTGGCCATCCCCGGCCTGCATCTGGTGAATGGCTGCGGCGGCCAGAGAGATGGCCTGAGCTGTAAGAGGAGCCTGAAGGCGGCGGCGGGGGGGCTCTGCCTGCTGGCCGGCTTCCTGGGACTCGTCCCCGTCTCGTACATCGCCCACCTGACCGTGGTCCGCTTCTTCGACGAGTCGGTGCCGGACCTGGTGCCTCGCTGGGAGTTCGGGGACGCGCTGTTCTGCGGCTGGATGGCCGGGGTCCTGCACCTGGTCGGGGGAGCGCTGCTGCTGACCTCATGTCTGCGTCTGAGGAGACACAACTGTCTCGGCCCCGGAGCGACGGGGACGGGGCCAGGACGCCGCCTCGTCAGGTCCGAGTACGTCTGA
- the dph3 gene encoding DPH3 homolog: MSVFHDEVEIEDFEFDAETQMFYFPCPCGDRFCITKEDLENGEEVATCPSCSLIVKVIYDQDLFMSGEIIEAPSSSEMKLELAQS; the protein is encoded by the exons ATGTCGGTGTTTCACGATGAAGTTGAGATCGAAGATTTTGAATTTGACGCAGAGACGCAGATGTTTTATTTCCCGTGTCCGTGCGGAGACAGGTTCTGCATCACTAAG gAAGACCTGGAGAACGGAGAGGAAGTGGCCACGTGTCCCAGCTGCTCGCTCATCGTTAAAGTCATCTACGATCAG GATTTGTTCATGTCGGGAGAAATAATCGAAGCTCCGTCGTCGTCAGAGATGAAACTGGAGCTGGCTCagtcctga